From the Halorhabdus utahensis DSM 12940 genome, one window contains:
- a CDS encoding DUF4397 domain-containing protein, with product MTDRTQTRRRLLLSMGAATTVGLAGCSDGDDETTMDDAMTDAGPEPTETDSGMTESDPDMTASDPGEGRLRVAHMSPNAPNVDIYLNGEAVLEDVPFGAVSQYLSVPAQDHTVTITPAGSPDTEVFSGSVTVAAETDYTVAATGEVGDDADEPFAPLVLEDDTSEVGDDEARLRVVHASPDAPAVDVTAAGGDVVLFDGVSFGGSGYTTVGAGEYTVEIRGDTDENDGDVAADFDVTLEGGETYTAFAAGYLTPDDEPAMTPFDLLVTTPSGRGAAPEPEPGDGQLRVAHMSPNAPNVDVYLNDEVALEDVPFGAVSQYLSVPATEHTVTITPTGSPDTEVFNGSVTVAADTAYTVAATGEVGDDADEPFAPLLLEDDTSDVADDEARLTVVHASPDAPAVDVTAGDGDVVLFDGVPFGAGGTTTVDAGEYTVEIRGDTDGNDGDIAAEFDVTLEGGQSYTAFAGGYLTPDDEPAATPFNLLVTTPSGRGAAPEPAPAEGRLRVAHLSPNAPNVDVYLNGDVALGDVPFGAVSTYLSVPAQEHDVTITPAGSPDTEVFSGAVTVAEDTDYTVAATGEIGEDADEPFAPLVLEDDNSDVADDEARLRVVHASPDAPAVDVTAAGGDVVLFDGVPFGGSGYTTVGAGDYTVEIRGDTDTNDGDVAADFDVSLDGGTVYTAFAAGYLTPDDEPADTPFDLLVAQDNSM from the coding sequence ATGACGGATCGAACGCAGACACGACGACGACTCCTGTTGAGCATGGGCGCGGCAACGACGGTCGGTCTCGCCGGTTGTAGCGACGGGGACGACGAGACGACGATGGACGACGCAATGACCGATGCCGGCCCCGAGCCAACGGAGACGGATTCGGGGATGACCGAATCCGATCCGGACATGACGGCGTCCGATCCGGGAGAGGGACGACTCCGTGTCGCCCACATGTCGCCGAACGCGCCGAACGTCGACATCTACCTCAACGGGGAAGCCGTCCTCGAGGACGTCCCGTTCGGCGCAGTCAGCCAGTACCTCTCGGTCCCCGCCCAGGATCATACAGTCACGATCACGCCGGCGGGCTCGCCGGACACGGAAGTGTTCAGCGGCTCCGTGACCGTCGCAGCCGAGACGGACTATACTGTCGCCGCGACGGGCGAGGTCGGCGACGACGCCGACGAACCGTTCGCACCGCTCGTACTGGAGGACGATACGTCTGAAGTCGGCGATGACGAAGCACGACTCAGAGTCGTGCATGCGTCGCCGGACGCCCCCGCAGTCGACGTAACCGCTGCGGGCGGCGACGTCGTGCTGTTCGACGGTGTGTCCTTCGGTGGGTCCGGATACACGACCGTCGGCGCTGGCGAGTACACCGTCGAGATCCGTGGCGATACGGACGAAAACGATGGCGATGTCGCTGCCGACTTCGACGTCACGCTCGAAGGCGGCGAAACGTACACCGCGTTCGCAGCGGGCTATCTCACGCCCGACGACGAACCCGCAATGACGCCCTTCGACCTCCTCGTGACCACACCCAGTGGCCGCGGTGCCGCCCCGGAACCCGAGCCGGGCGACGGGCAACTTCGCGTCGCACATATGTCGCCAAACGCGCCCAATGTCGACGTCTACCTCAACGACGAAGTCGCACTCGAAGATGTTCCCTTTGGGGCGGTCAGCCAGTATCTCTCTGTGCCTGCTACAGAGCATACGGTGACGATCACACCGACTGGGTCGCCGGACACCGAAGTCTTCAACGGGTCTGTAACCGTCGCGGCCGACACCGCCTACACCGTCGCCGCCACGGGTGAAGTCGGCGACGACGCCGACGAGCCGTTCGCACCGCTACTACTCGAAGACGACACCTCCGACGTTGCCGACGATGAGGCTCGTCTCACGGTCGTTCACGCGTCCCCGGACGCACCCGCCGTCGACGTGACTGCTGGCGACGGTGACGTTGTGCTGTTTGACGGTGTCCCGTTCGGCGCAGGCGGAACCACGACCGTCGATGCCGGCGAGTACACCGTCGAAATCCGTGGCGATACTGACGGGAATGACGGCGACATCGCTGCTGAATTCGATGTCACTCTCGAGGGCGGACAGAGCTACACGGCCTTCGCGGGGGGCTATCTCACCCCCGACGACGAGCCAGCCGCGACGCCTTTCAACCTTCTCGTCACCACGCCCAGTGGTCGGGGAGCCGCCCCGGAACCTGCGCCAGCCGAGGGACGACTTCGCGTCGCACACCTGTCCCCGAACGCGCCGAACGTCGACGTCTACCTCAACGGCGACGTCGCACTTGGGGATGTGCCCTTCGGGGCAGTCAGCACGTACCTGTCGGTCCCGGCTCAGGAACACGACGTGACGATCACGCCCGCTGGCTCCCCCGATACCGAAGTCTTCTCGGGGGCGGTCACCGTTGCCGAGGACACTGACTACACCGTCGCTGCGACAGGGGAGATCGGCGAGGATGCGGACGAACCGTTCGCCCCGCTCGTGCTGGAGGACGACAACTCCGACGTTGCTGACGACGAGGCGCGCCTCAGGGTCGTTCATGCCTCCCCGGATGCGCCCGCTGTCGACGTGACAGCAGCGGGTGGCGACGTCGTGCTGTTCGACGGCGTGCCGTTCGGGGGATCTGGCTACACGACTGTCGGAGCCGGTGACTACACGGTCGAGATCCGTGGCGATACCGATACTAACGACGGCGACGTCGCCGCCGACTTCGACGTCAGTCTCGACGGCGGCACGGTGTATACGGCCTTCGCGGCTGGCTACCTCACACCGGATGACGAGCCAGCCGACACACCGTTCGAC
- a CDS encoding ArsR/SmtB family transcription factor, which produces MEAVLWQTLAGTRGGPNRVRILSALDDRPRNANRLADDLDLAYNTIRHHLDVLEDNDIVTSADESYGTVYLPSERARRHWETIEDIISQVEQ; this is translated from the coding sequence ATGGAGGCGGTGCTCTGGCAGACGCTCGCAGGGACGCGCGGCGGCCCGAACAGAGTCCGTATCCTCAGCGCGCTCGACGACCGGCCACGGAACGCAAACCGCCTCGCCGACGATCTCGACCTGGCCTACAACACGATCAGGCATCATCTCGACGTCCTGGAGGACAACGATATCGTCACGAGTGCCGACGAGAGCTATGGGACGGTTTATCTGCCGAGCGAGCGAGCGCGACGACACTGGGAGACGATCGAGGACATCATTTCGCAGGTGGAACAATGA
- a CDS encoding ribosome assembly factor SBDS — MISLDEAVTARLETHGERFEVLVDPDAALSMKRDDFDGDLEDVIAAEDVFENASRGDRPPENALEEVFGTTEPLEIIPEVIQDGEIQITADQRREMQERKHRELVQRITRNAVNPQMDDAPHPPDRIESALEEAGFQIDPMEPVETQVDDALDALRPVIPIRFDEVTVAVQLPPDYAGSGQAKIREFGDLESEEWQSDGSWVGVLTFPAGLQNDFFELANEVSSGEAETRIIKDEDDIKTR, encoded by the coding sequence ATGATATCCCTTGACGAGGCTGTGACGGCCCGTCTGGAAACCCACGGCGAGCGCTTCGAGGTACTGGTCGATCCCGACGCGGCCCTGTCGATGAAGCGTGACGACTTCGACGGTGATCTCGAGGACGTCATCGCCGCCGAGGACGTCTTCGAGAACGCCTCGCGCGGTGACCGCCCGCCGGAGAACGCCCTCGAAGAGGTTTTCGGGACGACCGAACCCTTAGAGATCATTCCAGAGGTCATCCAGGACGGGGAGATCCAGATCACCGCCGACCAGCGCCGGGAGATGCAGGAGCGCAAACACCGCGAACTCGTCCAGCGCATCACCCGGAATGCGGTCAATCCCCAGATGGACGACGCGCCCCATCCCCCGGACCGGATCGAGTCGGCCCTGGAGGAAGCTGGATTCCAGATCGATCCAATGGAACCCGTCGAAACCCAGGTCGACGATGCACTCGATGCACTCAGACCGGTGATCCCCATTCGGTTCGACGAGGTGACTGTCGCGGTTCAGCTCCCCCCTGATTACGCGGGGAGCGGGCAGGCGAAGATCCGGGAGTTCGGCGATCTTGAGAGCGAGGAATGGCAAAGCGACGGCTCCTGGGTCGGCGTGTTGACGTTCCCAGCCGGACTCCAAAACGACTTTTTCGAACTCGCAAACGAGGTTTCCAGTGGTGAAGCCGAAACTCGCATCATCAAGGACGAAGACGACATCAAAACCCGGTAG
- a CDS encoding oligosaccharyl transferase, archaeosortase A system-associated: MSVLDEYVSEDSSASRAAEWLFTWGHGLLIAGLFGFMFWVRARTWNRFVVDGKILLSGNDAWYHLRQISYTVSNWPSTMPFDPWTEFPTGTFVGQFGTIMDQLIATAALIVGLGSPSEELIRLVTLFSPVVFGSAIIVPTYYLGKRMGGRLGGIIAAIVLALSSGVLLQRSLVGIADHQVAEALFQAVAVLGIVIAVRVAQEEKPVYELFAERNWGALRRPLGWGAVGGVGLALYLWLWPPAILLIGVLGVYVTIQLPIVYLRGESPEHVGIVTATIFAVAGVLSLLSIQAVNFNMVQLSLAQPGLSFAGAAWSLGLAWLAREWDRRELSAWQYPATVFGGLGVGVVLFVLVLPDLFWYFFDQILRFVGFAFNPHSDSAGTVAEVTPLPGGIDSLLRYYGAVPLIAGAGVGISVIHQYFSDELKPELLFVGVWFVFMLAATLTQSRFAVYFPVPAATLSALVVTWLFQRLRSVSESSDLETYQVLTILGVVTGLVLPMVLASPTVLETSGQNNPGGVAGWESSLDWMNENTPAVGNYGGAGNADELDFYGTYERTDDFEYPDGAYGVISWWDYGHWITQEAERIPVANPFQGNAEEAAAFLMATNESQAGDALEIVSENESDATTQYAMVDWKMATANGGFQSYRWGKFGAPSAFLDNVSASTYYRVIRGQAQAGDSRPSVLQQWYTVQKQAFYESMAVRLYRYHGSAASTTDVPGINTRGRIPVVDWEQTQLLNRRTGETELANVPARNQNGTAQALRWFNSREEAEAYVAEDGTAQIGGLGKIPSEPVSALKHYRLVQVSEQNQGSVVASQPGLGLLVQRNLQNEQVQYQTGVNWRTLLSGTLSEPYSAWTKTFERVPGATVEGTGPANTNVTASVEMEMPNANKTFTYRQHAETGEDGEFTMTLPYSTTDYDAVSTEDGYTNVSVRANGSYEFATSPTLETTNETMTQYVYNDTAEVSEEQVIGTDDSVVEADLTKSVMLERDINTTASDSTNETGQNTTDGSDTGGTDDGSTNETGEDTSGSLAPVVASDSSTVRPVTTGT, encoded by the coding sequence ATGAGTGTATTAGACGAGTATGTCTCTGAGGATTCATCAGCCAGTCGTGCCGCCGAATGGCTCTTCACGTGGGGCCATGGGTTGCTCATCGCCGGCCTGTTTGGCTTCATGTTCTGGGTCCGGGCCAGAACGTGGAACCGATTCGTCGTTGACGGAAAGATTCTGCTCAGTGGCAACGACGCGTGGTATCATCTGCGCCAGATCTCGTATACTGTCTCGAACTGGCCGTCGACGATGCCGTTTGACCCCTGGACGGAGTTCCCAACCGGCACGTTCGTCGGCCAGTTCGGGACGATCATGGATCAACTGATCGCCACGGCCGCACTCATCGTCGGCCTGGGGAGTCCGAGCGAAGAGCTGATTCGGCTCGTCACGCTGTTCTCGCCGGTTGTCTTCGGCTCGGCTATTATCGTGCCGACGTACTATCTCGGCAAGCGGATGGGTGGTCGCCTCGGTGGCATCATCGCCGCAATCGTCCTCGCGCTGTCATCCGGCGTCCTCCTCCAGCGGAGTCTCGTTGGGATTGCCGACCACCAGGTCGCCGAAGCCCTGTTTCAGGCGGTCGCAGTGCTCGGCATCGTGATTGCCGTTCGCGTTGCACAGGAAGAGAAGCCAGTGTATGAACTGTTCGCCGAGCGAAACTGGGGGGCGCTTCGGCGTCCGCTGGGGTGGGGCGCGGTGGGTGGCGTCGGACTGGCGCTGTATCTGTGGCTCTGGCCGCCGGCGATCCTCTTGATCGGGGTTCTTGGCGTGTACGTCACGATCCAACTCCCCATCGTCTACCTCCGGGGCGAAAGTCCCGAACACGTCGGGATCGTTACGGCGACGATTTTCGCTGTGGCTGGCGTCCTCTCGTTACTCTCTATTCAAGCGGTCAATTTCAACATGGTCCAACTTTCGCTGGCCCAGCCCGGACTCTCCTTTGCGGGAGCTGCGTGGTCGCTCGGGCTGGCCTGGCTCGCGCGTGAGTGGGATCGTCGTGAGCTGTCGGCCTGGCAGTATCCGGCAACGGTTTTCGGTGGGCTTGGTGTGGGAGTCGTCCTGTTCGTCCTCGTCTTGCCGGACCTCTTCTGGTACTTCTTCGATCAGATTCTCCGGTTCGTCGGTTTCGCGTTCAATCCACACTCGGATTCAGCCGGCACTGTCGCTGAGGTCACGCCATTACCAGGGGGTATCGATTCACTCTTGCGGTATTACGGCGCTGTTCCACTCATTGCCGGTGCAGGCGTCGGTATTTCTGTCATCCACCAGTATTTCAGCGACGAACTCAAACCGGAGTTGCTGTTCGTCGGGGTGTGGTTTGTGTTCATGCTTGCTGCCACACTCACGCAAAGTCGGTTTGCCGTTTACTTCCCCGTTCCTGCCGCGACACTGAGCGCGCTGGTGGTCACATGGCTGTTCCAGCGGCTTCGATCGGTCTCCGAAAGTAGTGACCTCGAAACGTATCAGGTGCTGACCATACTTGGCGTCGTTACCGGACTCGTCTTGCCGATGGTTCTCGCCTCCCCAACCGTGCTGGAAACGTCAGGCCAAAACAATCCCGGAGGCGTTGCCGGTTGGGAGAGCAGTCTCGACTGGATGAACGAGAACACGCCCGCCGTTGGCAACTACGGTGGGGCCGGCAACGCAGACGAGCTTGACTTCTATGGCACGTACGAGCGCACTGATGACTTCGAGTATCCGGACGGTGCCTACGGCGTGATCTCGTGGTGGGACTACGGCCACTGGATCACGCAGGAAGCTGAGCGGATCCCGGTCGCGAATCCGTTCCAGGGCAATGCCGAGGAGGCTGCGGCGTTCCTCATGGCAACGAACGAATCCCAGGCCGGTGACGCATTGGAAATCGTGAGTGAAAACGAGTCAGATGCAACGACGCAATACGCGATGGTCGACTGGAAAATGGCCACGGCCAACGGAGGCTTCCAATCCTATCGCTGGGGGAAGTTCGGTGCCCCATCGGCGTTCTTGGATAACGTCTCGGCGTCGACGTATTACCGAGTGATCAGAGGGCAGGCACAAGCTGGCGATAGTCGTCCCTCTGTCCTCCAGCAGTGGTATACTGTTCAGAAACAGGCCTTCTACGAGTCGATGGCTGTCAGGCTCTATCGCTACCACGGCAGTGCCGCGTCGACGACTGACGTCCCGGGCATCAACACGAGAGGTCGGATTCCAGTCGTCGACTGGGAGCAAACACAGCTTCTCAACCGAAGAACCGGTGAGACGGAACTGGCAAACGTACCAGCGAGAAACCAGAACGGAACGGCCCAGGCACTCCGATGGTTCAACAGCCGTGAGGAAGCCGAGGCCTACGTTGCTGAGGACGGGACGGCCCAGATTGGCGGCCTCGGCAAGATACCGAGCGAACCCGTCTCCGCACTCAAGCACTATCGCCTGGTACAGGTGAGCGAGCAGAATCAGGGGTCCGTTGTTGCAAGCCAGCCGGGCTTGGGCCTGCTCGTCCAACGGAACCTACAGAATGAGCAGGTGCAGTACCAGACCGGTGTGAATTGGCGAACCCTGCTGAGTGGAACCCTTTCGGAGCCCTACAGCGCCTGGACGAAGACCTTCGAGCGCGTCCCCGGCGCGACCGTCGAAGGAACCGGTCCGGCCAACACGAACGTCACGGCGTCCGTCGAGATGGAGATGCCAAACGCCAACAAGACGTTCACCTACCGCCAGCACGCCGAGACCGGCGAGGACGGCGAGTTCACGATGACGCTGCCGTACTCGACGACGGACTACGACGCGGTGAGCACCGAGGACGGGTACACGAACGTCAGCGTGCGGGCGAACGGCTCCTACGAGTTCGCCACGTCGCCGACACTGGAGACGACCAACGAGACGATGACCCAGTACGTCTACAACGACACCGCCGAAGTGTCCGAGGAGCAGGTCATCGGGACCGACGACTCGGTGGTCGAGGCCGACTTGACGAAATCCGTCATGCTCGAACGGGATATCAACACGACGGCGAGTGATTCGACGAACGAAACGGGCCAGAACACGACAGATGGGTCCGACACGGGCGGGACGGACGACGGCTCGACGAACGAGACCGGGGAGGACACATCTGGCTCGCTGGCACCGGTCGTCGCCAGTGACTCCTCGACCGTTCGACCCGTCACCACTGGAACCTAA
- a CDS encoding DUF368 domain-containing protein, with protein sequence MGAADSVPGVSGGTIAFITGIYERLISAIATLDPRAARHLLRIHRTSGRQALVRRLLAMDVPFLIVLGSGVMTALVLVSRVMHAALNGARALTFAFFFGLIAASAVVLYENVSFGTIGRIGAAVAGFGLAFLVSGVTAGATQSHALPILFVTGAIMITAMILPGISGAFMLLLLGQYDHLTTVLKRFVDSLLGLVTGDASFGLVVDLGTTVVVVGIGAMVGLLSFARVIRWALANYRAATLTFLVSLMVGALRLPVEEVLDNTAAWGPTTTGLTVLAAGVGAGAVLVLDHYTGSLSY encoded by the coding sequence ATGGGGGCAGCCGACTCGGTTCCGGGCGTCTCCGGCGGGACGATCGCCTTCATCACTGGCATTTACGAGCGGCTGATCAGCGCCATCGCCACGCTCGATCCCCGTGCGGCCAGACACCTCCTGCGGATCCACCGGACGAGTGGCCGCCAGGCGCTGGTTCGCCGGCTGCTTGCGATGGATGTGCCGTTTCTGATCGTCCTCGGCTCGGGCGTCATGACGGCGCTCGTGCTCGTCTCGCGGGTAATGCACGCCGCGTTGAACGGAGCCCGTGCACTCACCTTCGCCTTTTTCTTCGGGTTGATCGCTGCCTCGGCGGTGGTGCTCTACGAAAACGTTTCCTTCGGGACGATCGGCCGGATCGGGGCTGCTGTAGCCGGCTTTGGCCTGGCGTTTCTGGTCTCGGGCGTGACCGCTGGCGCGACCCAGTCCCACGCGCTGCCGATCCTGTTCGTCACGGGGGCGATCATGATCACCGCGATGATTCTGCCCGGTATCTCAGGTGCCTTCATGCTATTGTTGCTCGGGCAGTACGATCATCTGACGACCGTCCTCAAACGCTTCGTCGACAGTCTGCTCGGGTTAGTCACAGGGGACGCCTCCTTCGGCCTCGTGGTCGATCTGGGAACGACGGTCGTCGTCGTCGGCATCGGCGCGATGGTCGGCCTGCTCTCGTTCGCACGGGTCATCCGATGGGCGCTGGCGAACTACCGGGCAGCCACGCTCACCTTCCTCGTCAGCCTCATGGTTGGGGCCCTACGACTCCCCGTCGAAGAAGTCCTGGATAACACCGCTGCCTGGGGGCCGACGACCACGGGTCTGACGGTGCTTGCGGCGGGTGTCGGGGCCGGGGCGGTCCTCGTCCTCGATCACTACACCGGGTCGCTTTCGTATTGA
- a CDS encoding glycosyltransferase family 4 protein: protein MRVLNYLELERYLGPSGIRTAASQQRAALETTDVDVVTSPWDGRNPATAAATNLGNGSLWADFDVVHANLIGPGTIAVAKHARRHDIPLILHAHVTREDFQESFRGSNLVSKPLGWYLRWFYSQADLVLCPSEYTRRVLESYPVSAPIRPMTNGVDLASLEGYGKFRASAREKHDLDGVVVFAVGQVFERKGLSTFCRVAQQTPYDFAWFGPYSTSPLASKTVKRWTEDPPENVTFTGWVDDIREAYGAGDIYLFPTKTENQGIAVLEAMAAEKAVVIRDIPVFEEFFTDGEDCLKAETDAEFREAVERLAEDPELRERLGENARETAEEHSLDRVGEELVSVYEALLDGRDPIED from the coding sequence ATGCGCGTTCTCAACTATCTCGAACTCGAACGCTATCTCGGTCCGAGCGGCATTCGCACCGCCGCCTCCCAGCAGCGCGCCGCGCTCGAAACGACGGATGTCGACGTGGTGACGTCACCGTGGGACGGGCGAAATCCGGCGACAGCGGCCGCAACGAATCTCGGCAACGGGTCGCTGTGGGCTGATTTTGACGTTGTCCATGCCAACCTCATCGGTCCTGGTACGATCGCCGTCGCGAAGCACGCCAGGCGTCACGATATCCCGCTGATCTTGCACGCTCACGTCACCCGTGAGGACTTCCAGGAGAGCTTTCGGGGGTCGAACCTGGTTTCGAAGCCGCTTGGTTGGTATCTCCGGTGGTTTTACTCCCAGGCCGACCTCGTGCTCTGTCCCAGTGAGTACACGCGCCGCGTCCTCGAATCGTACCCCGTCTCGGCCCCTATCCGGCCGATGACAAACGGCGTCGACCTGGCGAGTCTGGAAGGGTACGGGAAGTTCCGGGCCTCCGCCAGAGAGAAACACGACCTCGACGGCGTCGTCGTCTTCGCCGTCGGGCAGGTTTTCGAGCGCAAAGGATTGAGCACGTTCTGTCGAGTTGCCCAGCAGACCCCCTACGATTTCGCGTGGTTCGGGCCATACAGTACGAGTCCGCTGGCATCGAAGACGGTGAAGCGCTGGACAGAGGACCCGCCGGAGAACGTCACGTTCACTGGCTGGGTCGACGACATTCGGGAGGCCTACGGTGCGGGCGACATCTATCTGTTCCCCACGAAGACCGAGAACCAGGGGATCGCCGTCCTCGAAGCCATGGCCGCCGAGAAGGCAGTGGTTATCCGGGACATCCCGGTCTTCGAGGAGTTCTTCACCGACGGCGAGGACTGTCTGAAAGCCGAGACGGACGCCGAGTTCCGCGAGGCGGTCGAACGCCTCGCCGAGGATCCCGAACTCCGGGAGCGCCTGGGGGAGAACGCCCGTGAGACGGCCGAGGAACACAGTCTCGATCGCGTCGGCGAGGAACTCGTCTCGGTCTACGAGGCACTCCTCGATGGACGCGATCCGATCGAAGACTGA
- a CDS encoding HEWD family protein yields MIQIVPPNERECERCGRLEVWDDDRGVWTGRDDGQPGSPHCLHEWDINGAYNPVEE; encoded by the coding sequence ATGATTCAAATCGTCCCCCCGAACGAACGTGAATGCGAGCGGTGTGGACGCCTGGAAGTCTGGGACGACGATCGGGGCGTCTGGACCGGGCGCGACGACGGCCAACCCGGTAGCCCGCACTGTCTCCACGAGTGGGACATCAACGGGGCGTACAATCCCGTCGAAGAATGA
- a CDS encoding DUF5793 family protein: MKREHFSLTAVRAGEKPDAPDVPTLRITHSGAAAPLRDRLTDDDGATLEGDAVDVAFRKREQETGVLSIADRLTGAFICELEADIADVKRVVDAAEATDDRYRIELVVGDERIRFEKQTLLVYDDTGQLRRSCSLIPGSVEL; encoded by the coding sequence ATGAAGCGCGAACACTTCAGCCTGACTGCCGTCCGGGCCGGCGAGAAACCCGACGCCCCCGACGTCCCGACGCTTCGGATCACCCACAGCGGGGCCGCTGCCCCGCTTCGTGACCGACTGACAGACGACGATGGGGCGACACTCGAGGGGGACGCAGTCGACGTGGCGTTTCGAAAGCGCGAACAGGAAACCGGCGTATTGAGCATCGCAGACCGTCTCACGGGCGCGTTCATCTGCGAGCTCGAGGCCGACATCGCGGACGTCAAACGTGTCGTCGATGCCGCCGAAGCCACCGACGACCGCTATCGGATCGAACTCGTCGTCGGGGACGAACGGATACGCTTCGAGAAGCAAACCCTACTGGTGTACGACGACACCGGACAGTTGCGTCGATCCTGTAGCCTGATCCCGGGCAGCGTCGAGCTGTGA